Part of the Thermococcus sp. 18S1 genome, GCTGGCCCCCTTCTTTACGAGGGTTGGAACGACCTCCCAGTCCTGGTTGAAGGCCCTCGGGTAGAGGTCGTTGGTGAAGGTCATGTGTGGGCCGAGGAAGACGTCGTCTTCAACTTTAACGCCATGATAAACGCTAACCCCGTTCTGTATTTTCACGTTGTTCCCAATCTCGACATCAACGTCGATATAAACGTCTTTTCCGATGTTGCAGTTCTTTCCGATTTTGGCGCCCTTGCGGACGTGGGCAAAATGCCAGATTCTGGTTCCTTCGCCGATTTCAGCGCCCTCTTCAACAACAGCTAGTGGGTGGGCAAAAAAATTCTCCATGGCTTTATACCCCCTTATTTCTCTGAATAGAGATGAAATTCGAATCAATGTTTCCTTTCAACTTCAGAACATCCCCGTACTTCTTGGCAAGCGTGACGACTGACCCGATCGTCAGCTCCTCGTTGTACGCTGGGATCACGACCAGAACCCGCTGCCCCATGATTTTCACCGGCTCCCCTTGTTACACCCCATCCATGGTTCGTGATTTAAATCCCCTGCTGGATTATTGTATCACCCTAGAGATTCCATTGCGTCTTATTGGCTCTGCGCTCTTAAAGCTTTCTAACCATCGGGGGTACTTTGGTTTGTACACGGAACGTTAGTCGTTGTTAAATCGGCCGGTGTTGGTATAAATTGTAACAGCAGCCGCGCCTGATGCCCTTTTATGTACCCTTAGATTGCCCAAATCCCACGACCTGTTCCATTTCACTCCATTTGGGATCCCATCGCCCCCTTCCGCCGACCCCGACCGAAAACTTTTTAAACCCTCTCTCCTCCCTAATCTCGGACACGCCCCGGTGGTGTAGCCCGGTCAATCATGCGGGACTCTCGATCCCGCGACCCGGGTTCAAATCCCGGCCGGGGCACCAGAATCCTTCTCCTGGGCCCGTGGCTCAGCCTGGTCAGAGCGCCCGCCTGATAAGCGGGAGGTCCGGGGTTCGAAGCCCCGCGGGCCCACCAGTTCTACAAACTTCGCGAAGGCGAAGTTTGATCAAGGTTTGTGATTCCTTATTGAATGACTGCTTTTGGAGTGGATTTTCTTTAAGAGCTGTTTTTTGATATGTGGATTCGTTCCAAAGGGCACTTTTCAGGGGGTTCAAGTTTTTTAGCGCTCCAAAGGAGCGCGGTTTGAGTAGAACCCATGTGGAAACGGCCTGTTTGATGAATCCAAAATTTCTAACGGCGGAGTTTTGAATTGAAATCCCACTTCAAGAGTACCCTGTTGAGGAATCACAAACTTTGATGAAACTTTTCGCCAGAAAAGTTTCTTTGGTGAAGCTTTTTTCAAAAGCTTCAGCGCTGGCGGAAAGTTTGCGTGTGAGTCTAAGGGCACTGTTCTTCAGAGGATTGTTAGGCTCTAGTCTGCTTAAGTCGACTAAACCATAAGGTTTTTATTCTGTTTGAACAGACTAGACTGTGGTGAGGGTCTTGGACGAGAAATTCCTGGAAACTTTTGTGAGACGCACCGTTGATACTGCAGACAAAACACTCAAGAAGTACGCTTTTGCTCCCAACGGGGAAAAACGCCCAGAACGAAAACTCCTCCCAAAACTGTCTCAGGAGGTTGAGTCTTTTCTTCAGGGTAGAGAGAATCGGGTTATTGTCCTCTACGGCCTCCGTGGTGTCGGGAAGACAACGATGCTGGCTCAGATATACTTTGACCTTTTATCTAGAGTCCCCCGCGAGCGGCTGATTTACATCTCCTTGGACAGACTCTATCCTTTAGGCATCAGTCTAAACGACTTCATAATGGCCTATGAGCGCCTGATCGGCGAGAGGGTGGAAGAGTTTAGTGCGCCTACCTTCCTGTTTATCGACGAAGCCCATTATGATAGGAACTTTGGGACCACGGTGAAGGCACTTCACGACTCCGCGAACAACCTGATGATCATTGTTACAGGTTCCTCTTCCCTTCCCTTGAAGCTCGACCCTGACCTAACACGCCGCGCCAAGAAGCTCAGAGTACCACCGCTCACTTTCACTGAGTACCTCCTCCTGAAGAAGGGAGTTCACATTCCGGAGAAGTTAAGTGACGCCCTGAAAGACGCTTTTCTTACCTGTAATTTTACCGGAATCGAAAGCATACTGGGCGACGTTCTCCTGAAGTTCAGCGAGAAGGATGTTGAAGACTATCTCGTTCATGGTTCTCTACCCGTCTACCTGAACTCCGAAAATCCCCTGGAAGATGCTTATGAGATTCTCCGGAAAATCATCGAAGTTGACCTCAGACACGAGGGGCTGAGTGAAACAACCCGCGAGAAGGCCCTCGGCCTGCTCCTTCTGATGGCTTCCGGGGAGAGCCTGACCTATGATACAATCACATCGACGCTTGGAATATCCAGGGATGCCGTGGCCAAACTCCTGGAGAAGCTCGAAGACCTTGAAGTGATATTCCCCGTCAGGGCCTACGGCTCTATAGGTAAGGTCGCAAGAAAGACTCCCAAATACAAGTTCCTCGCCTCAATACTCAGAAGCGCGGTGCTCTATGAATTTGGCCTTTTTGGGAGGGACAGTAAGACAATGGGCATGCTCCTTGAGGACGTGGTGGCGTTTTACCTGCACATCCTGGCAAGGGAAAAGCGGCTCCGCCTTCACTACGATGCCCAGAAGGGGGGAGCTGACTTTATCTTAAGTGGGAGGAAAATGGGCGTTGTCGTTGAAGTTGGATGGGGGAAGAAGGGAATTAAACAGGCCCTAAGAACTATGAAAAAGACTGGCCTGAACTGTGGTGTGGTCGTCCATAATGGAAAGCTTGAAAACAGAAATGGAGTGTGGTTCGTCCCCCGTGAACTGTTTCTCCTGATGCTTTGAGCTTTTTCGTAGTTCCCTTTATCCAAATCCCTCCCTTCGGGTGGAAGGGATGTTAGTATCGTTAAGTTTGTGGACTTAACCAAACTTAACGAAAGTTCTTCGAGACAGTTAGAAACCTCCGGGGGCGTGGGGGCGGAGCCCCCCAGCAGATTGAAAAAAGCGGGGTGCAGGGGCTTCGCCCCTGCATTCCACATATCCAGATGAGCGATTGTGTGCTATCGTAAGTTCCACCCCTTTAACCCTTTCCGAAAATTTTATTAGGAAAGTTACCATAACGGTTACTATATGCAGAAAAATTACTACCTCACAAAAACTGAACAGGACATAATGAGGGCGATACGGGGAGCGGATATTGTGAGTGCCGACGAGATTAGAGAGCTCTTCCCAGGTCTCAGCAGTGGGATGGTTAAAAAGGTCCTTTGGAGCCTCTCGAAAAAGGGCTACCTCACAAGGCTGAAGAAAGGCCTCTACCTCGTCAACGAAGGCCCTGGAAAGCCCTCAATAAAAAACCCTTACAGGATAGCACTGGCCCTGTTCCCCGGATACATAGCCTTCTCTTCCGCCCTGAGGCTTTACGATCTGCTTGACTACGAGCCGTTCACGGTATTCGTGGCCACGCCGAGAAGATCCGGTAAAAGGACCATTGGGGAGTACACGATCAAGGCAGTTGCCCTGGGAGAAAAGGCCACCGGAATGAGGCTCAAGGACGGAATTTATACATCCACCCTCGCAAAGACTTTCTTCGACTGCTTCTACAAGCCTGCCTACTGCGGGGGCTATCCCGAGATAACCAAGGCCCTCTACGAGGCCGAAAAACTCGACTGGGACGAATTCTTGAGCTACTTCGAACGCTTTGCCAGCGACTCCCTCTGTCAGAGAACCGGCTACGTCCTGGAACTCCTCAGGAACGAGTTGGAAGCAGACATCCCAGAGGAGGTTCTTGACTATCTAAGGGGCAGGGTTAAAAGCTGGGCGAAGCTTGTTCCGACTCTTCCCTCCCGCGGGAGGAGTATTAAGGGGTGGAAAGTGATAGACAACATTGGAAAGGAGAAAATACTGGGGTGGGTGTATGGATGAGGAAATGCTCCGGTATCTGGCCGCCAAGA contains:
- a CDS encoding acyltransferase, yielding MENFFAHPLAVVEEGAEIGEGTRIWHFAHVRKGAKIGKNCNIGKDVYIDVDVEIGNNVKIQNGVSVYHGVKVEDDVFLGPHMTFTNDLYPRAFNQDWEVVPTLVKKGASIGAHATIVCGVTIGEYAMVGAGAVVTKDVPPFGLVYGNPARLKGFVCYCGRKLTEKVGEDDEHVVFKCSHCGREVKIRKEDYERYLKENSL
- a CDS encoding ATP-binding protein, which produces MRVLDEKFLETFVRRTVDTADKTLKKYAFAPNGEKRPERKLLPKLSQEVESFLQGRENRVIVLYGLRGVGKTTMLAQIYFDLLSRVPRERLIYISLDRLYPLGISLNDFIMAYERLIGERVEEFSAPTFLFIDEAHYDRNFGTTVKALHDSANNLMIIVTGSSSLPLKLDPDLTRRAKKLRVPPLTFTEYLLLKKGVHIPEKLSDALKDAFLTCNFTGIESILGDVLLKFSEKDVEDYLVHGSLPVYLNSENPLEDAYEILRKIIEVDLRHEGLSETTREKALGLLLLMASGESLTYDTITSTLGISRDAVAKLLEKLEDLEVIFPVRAYGSIGKVARKTPKYKFLASILRSAVLYEFGLFGRDSKTMGMLLEDVVAFYLHILAREKRLRLHYDAQKGGADFILSGRKMGVVVEVGWGKKGIKQALRTMKKTGLNCGVVVHNGKLENRNGVWFVPRELFLLML